The Zavarzinella sp. sequence GCAATTCCAAACGCGATCAGCACTGCCAGTACCACAATCAGAGGTAAAACGAATTGAACACGAATGCTCCAACGCATACTATCTACTCAATTGGCTGTATTGGAAATTATTGAATCCAGGGCATAGCAATTGTTGCAAAGCCCAGCACAAAGAAAAATCCGCACATATCGGTGACTGTGGTAAGAATTGGTCCAGCCGCTAATGCAGGATCCATGCCAAACCGCTTCAAAATCAGTGGAATTGCCCCACCGATCGAGACGGCGACCATCGTATTCAACCACAAAGCCACTCCCACCACCAGCCCAAGATAAGGATTCCCTTTCCAGATGAAAGCCACAAGAGCAATCAAAATTCCAAGACAAATCCCATTGATCAGCCCCACAGAAATTTCTTTAAACCAGACTCGCATAATTTCGTGTGGGCGGATCAGACCTAGCGAAAGCTCCCGCAAGCTGACAGCGACCGCCTGATTACCTGAGCAGCCACTCATGTCAGAAATGATGGGCAGAAAAACAGCTAGTGCAATCACAGCAGACAAAGTATCCTGAAATACAGCAATCACACTGGCAGCACACATGTTCAACACAATATTGATCGATAACCAACTAAGCCTGCCTCCAGAACGCCGTATTGTCGGCATGGATCGTAGTTCTTCATATACAATCCCTTGACGTTTCAGGTAGGTGCGATCCTGTCGCTCTTCCCACGCTTCATCCACTGCAGCTTTCTGCACAACTCCAACAATTCGGCGTTCATGATCGGTAACTGGCACGCCCAGATAATGGTGGGTGTCAAAGAAATCAACCATGGTATCGAGATCAGAATCAACAGAAATCGAAAGAGGGTTTTTCAGCATTAGTTCCCGTACGGGTATACTGCCCTGCCCTAACAGTAGATCTCTCAGGCGAAGGACCCCAACCAGATGATCTTCGGAATTCACAACATAGGCATATTGGACTTCATAATCGCGATACAGGTCAGCTTTGGCCCGAAGATCTTCCACTACTTCGCGAACAACCAGGGAATCACGATAACTTAAAAATGACGTTGTCATCAACCCACCCGCCTGAGTGGGTTGATATGTTGCCAATTGCCGCACTACCTGGGCATCGGTGGGGTTCATCTCCTGCAGAATTGCTTCCGCATTCTCCGTTTCGAGTTCTGCCAGAATATCAGCCTGATCTGAATTTGGCAGCTCATCAAGAATGGCAGCAACAACACTGGGTTGAATATTCTCGATAATATCTGCAGCCTGAACGTCACTTAACTGCTCTAGTAGATGGGCGGCATCTTCAGGAGAAAGCAAATCCAGCAAATGAGCCCGTGCATCATCAGACAAGTGAGAAAGTGCATAAGCAACTTCTTGTGCCTGCAAAGTTCGCAACCAGAATTGTAACTGTTCCTGGTCTCTTGCTTCAATTAATACCAGAAGCTTTTCCCATAGTTCCTGTTCAATCATAATATGCCAAGATTTTTGGTAATGAATAATATAACAAGTAAATTATTGCATTAATTGAGTAATGCGAATGATATTTAAAGATATCTGTTCTCCAGATATCTCCAATTCTTTTTGTAGCGTTCTCAGTGCAATTTCCAGTTGGCAAATATGAAGCAAATTACAAAGCTGATCTAAATCTGCAGGTAACAGGTCAGTCCCTTGCATTTCCTGAATATATCCCTGAACAAAAGATTTCGAAAGCCACAGGCACCATGCTTCCAGCCATGGTCGGCGATAGTCGCCAAGCGTATCGACCGAAACTGTTGTTACCGATTCTTTTAATGATACATGGGTAACAGTGTATAACGAATGCAGCAAAGTAGCGACATCACGCAGAGGAGTTGATTTAATACGGCGTTGACCAATCGTTAAATCGGGATTTCCTTCAAAATCGATGATAACAAAATCTTTCCCTGTAAATAATATTTGTTCTAACTGATAATCGCCATGTAATCGAATTCGTTTTGCATGAAACTCTTCCTGGTTCAAAATTTGAAACCGATCTAAAATTTTATGTTCCAGTGCAAGTACCTGACTGGCGAATATCCGATCCTGTTCAGGTAAGGTAGGGAGTATTTTCTGCAATTGCTGGACAACTGATTTTGTGATCCCGCGTACAGACTGGTAATAGCTGCGTTGGGATAGTTTATTAAATGGTTCTGGATGAAAAGCATCCTGGTTGATTGTTGACAGGAATAAGTGGAGTTGCGCTGTGCGTTGGCCTAATAAAGTGCCGTAAGCCATGTATGGACCAATTACGGTCCATACATCATCAGGTGGCTGCAGATTTAAAAGATCTGGATTCAAGCAAACCCCAGGCAACGCCTCAACTGTGGGTGGCTGCGGACATTCTGATTCGATTCTTTCGATATATCTTTGCAATTCGTCAAAAGCATTGTTCCAGCAATTCCCCTGATGATCATAATATTGTTGAAAAATAACCAATGTGATTGGTTTTTTGCTACTTGACTGCTCGTATTGATAGGAGTTGTAGACTCTGGAAACCTGATTGGAGATAGGAGAATCAGCAATCATTCGCCCCAATTCCCATTCAGGATTGATGCCAAAATCGGTGATACGATACAATTTGATGGCATGTGAATGACCGACCAATGCATGGGCGTTGCGTTGGGCTCCCAAGGGAAACGTCACATCCATTGGATCATTTGCGGGATCTGAGCTTGCTAGTGCAGTTAATTGAATTTTTCCAGACATCGCGTGCAACGCGACAACAGGCAAATAGGCTGGGTCAATATATCGCCAAAAAGTAGCTTCTCTGGTAGCATCACACAACGTAAAAGATTCGCCAGAAGCCAAGGCAACTTTCATCGCTGCAGCATTTGGCCGATCTCCCAGTATATCGGTACTTAATAAATCGTTCGCAAAAACCAATGGACAAACTACAAGTTGTGTATCGTAATCCCGATAATCAATAGAAATCATGAGTATTCTGAAGAATTCCGGCGATGGCGACCTTGGCTCATTGATCACTACACTTGAATCACCCACAATCTTCAACGAGATTACATCAATGACCTGCAATCGCTGAATTGTTTTATGATGGCTGGGGTACCATGCTTGTGCTACTACGAACTGCTGCAAAGCATTTTCTAATTGTTGTCGATGTTTGTTTTCAAACAAGTTGTCAATATTATCAGTGAGTTTAATTTCGATTAACGCAGAATCATGTTTTAACTGGTTACTGCTTTGCTGATCGAGGCGGAACCAATAAAACGCATATGGCCCCATTGTGAGAAAATATGGCAACTCACCAATCGGTGGGAAGGGTTGTTTCCCAAGCAATTCTACTGGGCGATAACCGCGAAACTGGCTTAGGTGGAGCTCCGTGTACTGTACAAACCTCGAAAGATTAAACACACCTAATATTGTTTCGTTCTCATTTTCACGCAGAAAAGCAAGCACTTTATGGTTATCTGGCGTCAGAATCGTAATGCTGCCTGTGCCGAAAACTGGGTGCTGTTTCCGTAATGCAATCAGTCGACGCATCCACCATAGCATGGAGTGGGGGCGACGCAGATCGACTTCCACATTTCGAGACGCGTAATGGTATGCCGCGTCAATGCTGACTGGCAAGTACAATTTTTGTGGATTCGCCCGCGAAAATCCTGCATTCCGATCTTCATTCCACTGCATCGGGGTGCGTACCCCATCCCGGTCGCCCAGAAAAATATTATCCCCCATCGCAATTTCATCACCATAATAAATCACGGGTGTACCTGGTAATGAAAGCAATAGCGCGTTCATCAACTCCATCTTGCGGCGATTATCTTTTAACAGTGGGCCAAGGCGCCTACGAATGCCCAGGTTCACACGAGCACGTGGATCATCCGCATACGCCCGATACATGTAATCTCGCTCTTCATCGGTTACCATTTCCAGCGTTAATTCATCGTGATTTCTTAGAAAAATGCCCCACTGGCAATTTTCTGGAATAGCGGGGGTCTGATCGAGAATATCGATGATTGGAAAGCGATCTTCTCGCTCAATCGCCATGAAAAGTCTGGGCATCAGCGGGAAATGGAAATTCATATGGCATTCATCACCATCCCCAAAATAAGCGGCAGCATCTTCCGGCCATTGGTTCGCCTCTGCCAGCAACATCCGGTCCGTGTAATTCGCATCCACATGTGCACGCACTTTCTTCAAAAACGCATGAGTTTCCGGCAGATTCTCACAATTCGTACCTTCCCGCTCGTATAAGTAAGGCACTGCATCCAGGCGAATTCCATCCACCCCACGACTCAACCAGAAATCCAGCACGCCAAGAATCGCATCGTGCACTGGCGGGTAGTCGAAATTCAGATCAGGCTGATGGTGGTAAAAACGGTGCCAGTAATACGCCTGTGCCTGATGATCCCAGGTCCAGTTAGATCGTTCAAAATCCTGAAAAATTATCCTCGCTTGCTGGTATTTTTCTTCAGTATCACTCCAGACATAAAAATCACGCCAGAAATCTCCTGGTTTCGCACTTCTTGATTTCTGGAACCATTCATGTTGGTCGGAAGTGTGATTCATTACCATCTCGGTAATTACCCGCAAATTTCGAGCGTGGGCCTCGGCAAGGAACTGCTCAAAATCCTCAATTGTCCCATAGCTGGGATGCACTTTCGTGTAATCGGCGATGTCGTAACCATCATCCCGCAGGGGCGATACAAAGAACGGCAATAGCCAGATTGTTGTAACACCCAGGTTCTGAATGTAGTCCAGCTTTTCCGTCAGACCCGGGAAATCGCCAATGCCATCACCGTTGGAATCGTAAAATGCTCGCACGTGCAGTTGATAGATGACTGCATCCTGAAACCACTGTTTGCTGGTGCCTGTTTGTGAGGTGGTTGTATTTTGAGAATTATCCAACATTCTAATGACTACCTTGTTATTGTTGAATGGGAATAGTTGACTGGACAATCAACTAACAGAATTACAATTGGATTGGTACTAATCTTATATCTTTTCTGGCTATTTTTTCAACGTTTTGTATTTATTGACTCTTCCCAGATTGAACTCGTTTACCTCTCAGAACGTAATTTACAAGTGTTGTTGATTTCGATTGAAGTAGATCTGATTCTGCCGATAATATCTCCTACTTCTAACTTTTTGGTTTCTGGAATGAACCTGGTATCTATTGGCGAAAGTCAGATTGGTCGCGGGCAAGACCTGCTCTGGATTCTCGGGCCGTGCGTCATCGAATCGGAAGATCTGGCCTTTCAAGTGGCAGACTATCTTCTAGAATTGAAGCACCAACTGAACATACAGATCATTTTCAAAGCATCTTTCGATAAGGCTAACCGGTCTTCCGGTTCTTCATATCGCGGGCCGGGTCTGGCAGATGGCCTATCGATTCTGGATCGCGTGCGGCATCGTACCGGTCTGGCAATAACCACTGACGTCCATGAAACCCAACAAGCTTCTGCCGTTGGCGATGTGGTGGATATTATTCAGATACCTGCTTTTCTGGCACGACAAACAGATCTTCTCCTGGCAGCCGGTCAAACGGGCAAGGTGGTCAACGTCAAGAAAGGCCAATTCATGGCCCCTCGTGAAATGGCCAACGTGGCTTCGAAAGTTCTGGAAACCGGAAACAATCGAATCTTGTTTACTGAACGTGGCACTACTTTTGGGTATGGCAACCTGATTAACGATATGCGGGCGATACCACAGATGCAGGATATTGGTTATCCCGTTGTTTTTGATGCCACCCATAGTGTGCAATCACCTGCCAGTCAGGGCAATCGCACAGGTGGCGACCGCACGATGGTCCCTTTTCTGGCACGTGCAGCCACTGCTGCAGGGTGCAACGGCATCTTTCTGGAAACACACCCTGACCCGGATGCTGCACTGAGCGATGGCCCGAATATGATTCCATTAAGTCAACTAACAGAACTGATACAAACATGTACCGAAATCCATGCCACACTGCTAGCTCGGGGGATCGTCTGATGTCGTTCATTTCATACATGCGAGTCCTGTTAACTGTGGCATTCATGGCTTTCTGCATTGGGTGCGGGTCGAAACCGCCTGAGTATGTTGCAACCGATTCCCAGAACAATCAACAATCTGGTACCGACAGCCTGGACGAACTTCAGAAAGCTACGAACACGGAACAAATCCGTACTGTCCTGAACCAATTTGACTCGGACAATACAGAAGTTGGTAAAAGGCCAGAATTAACGGAAGCAGCAAAACAATCTCTCGTGAAAGCGGGTCTCTCGCCGCAAGAAATTGAAGAATGTTCGCGTCAATCTTTTGCACCCAACGATGCCTTTTTCATCCTGGAAAGAATTCGCATCCGCAACAGTATTGCAGCACTGGAAATAGCCAAACTTTCCGCACCAGCGAAACTGGCTCAGATTACTTCCTGGTTGAACCGCATGGTTTACCTCCGTTCGAATTTCCCGGTGCCTACGGCAGCATCGGATACTTTGCTGTTCGGCCTGGGCAATGAACTTTCACTGGCAAAGCTGTATCAGGTCACTTTTCAATCGATGGGCTATGGGGTGTTTTTCCTTGCAGATTCCAAGCTGAAAACAACACCTGCCTGGAAACCCAGTAGCCAGTTTTCTGTACCACCTGTGCTCGGAAAGATTGATGCATTGCTGGTCCTGGTCGATCAAGAAGCATTTGTGGTCGATTTCCGCAACGGACAGGTGCTGGGAAGTTCGGGCAATCCAGTACCACTTTCTAAACTGGCGGAAGATCCAAAAGCTTTTGCAACAGTTACCGCAAGCACACCCCCCAACTGGATTGCATATCACAGCGACGCACCTGTTGCATATTCATCCAAAATGAAGTGGCTGGAAACTCAATTTTCCCAACAGAAACAATGCTCGCTATTTATTGATCTGCCTGCACAAATAGCAACGATTGATGCCTTGATTAAGTCGCATCCGCAATTGATTACAAAGCACCAGCGTTGGGCTGTAGAAAACGATCAATATGCTCCTTCGCAACTGACAATCCGTTACAACATTCAGGAACCTATTGATGCAGCCACCAATCTTTCACCGATGCTGGCAGCACGCACACAGTTGTTCCCCTATCCTGTGCCAGACCTGAAAGTCAACAACCAATATGTGCGGGAACAAATTGCCCTGGCCCACCAGGGGATCTATTTCCGACTCTATTATTCGGAAGAATCTCCCCGGCAGCAGATCCTGAATGGATCTTTCCGCGATGCTACTTCAGTGCTTTCCGAATTACGCACACTGACAGAAACCGCACGCTCCAACGGCTATGATCAGGCGAAAACCGAAAAAGATCTAAATGATTATGAAGCCTGGCTGACTGCGGTAACCAAAGCGGACGCCACATATCAGCGATTGCGGAATTCTGATGAGTCTGAAGCAGCAAAAGCTAAGAATGAACTCGACCGGCTGCGTGCTGACCCACGAAAACAATCGTTGTTGATCAATGCGTTGTTACGCAGAGAAAGCGATGATTACCTGGTGGAACTGAATTACCTTCTTACCCAGACGGTGCTGGAAAGAGCATTCCGAGCGGAACTTCGCAATCCCAAAATGAATAGTGACAGTTGGGATAACACCATCTACTGGCTGAAACGTTATAAGGATTCTGCTGAACGCAGCTCGATTCGAAATCCAGATCGGGATCGCCACATCCAAAAGCTTTTCGATCTTTGCAAAACATACATAACTCCCAAGTAAGCCAGTTTCTCACAATAAGTGGCTTTAAGTACACATATAAGACGCACACAACTGTATTTTATTTCACATATTTTTGATTTTTTTTCAATTTTTTTCTGCAAGTGTTGGGATTTTCCTCATCCTTACCACTGAACTAACCTTGAAAACAATCTGATGAATATTTGACCATGTGCATCATTCGACTACTGATCGTTCTTGCTTTATTGCACGCTTCTCATGCGGTGGGATTGGCCGGATGGCTGGGGTTTCGTAATGGTTCTTCGCAAAAAGTGATTGTTCAAGAGAGTTTTCAGGTGGGAGAAAGTGTTCAATTCAACCGCCCGAAGGTGCTTTACAAAAACGAGTTATTGCGGGATGCAGCCGGGAAGCCAGGTCAGGTGCGGATTTTTCGTATCACAACGCAAACCAACCCACCATTGACTACAACAGTCCGTGTGGTTCACCCACCTGAAATAGAGAACCATCTCTATCAAATCAGCTTAATTCAAGGC is a genomic window containing:
- the kdsA gene encoding 3-deoxy-8-phosphooctulonate synthase produces the protein MNLVSIGESQIGRGQDLLWILGPCVIESEDLAFQVADYLLELKHQLNIQIIFKASFDKANRSSGSSYRGPGLADGLSILDRVRHRTGLAITTDVHETQQASAVGDVVDIIQIPAFLARQTDLLLAAGQTGKVVNVKKGQFMAPREMANVASKVLETGNNRILFTERGTTFGYGNLINDMRAIPQMQDIGYPVVFDATHSVQSPASQGNRTGGDRTMVPFLARAATAAGCNGIFLETHPDPDAALSDGPNMIPLSQLTELIQTCTEIHATLLARGIV
- the mgtE gene encoding magnesium transporter, which gives rise to MIEQELWEKLLVLIEARDQEQLQFWLRTLQAQEVAYALSHLSDDARAHLLDLLSPEDAAHLLEQLSDVQAADIIENIQPSVVAAILDELPNSDQADILAELETENAEAILQEMNPTDAQVVRQLATYQPTQAGGLMTTSFLSYRDSLVVREVVEDLRAKADLYRDYEVQYAYVVNSEDHLVGVLRLRDLLLGQGSIPVRELMLKNPLSISVDSDLDTMVDFFDTHHYLGVPVTDHERRIVGVVQKAAVDEAWEERQDRTYLKRQGIVYEELRSMPTIRRSGGRLSWLSINIVLNMCAASVIAVFQDTLSAVIALAVFLPIISDMSGCSGNQAVAVSLRELSLGLIRPHEIMRVWFKEISVGLINGICLGILIALVAFIWKGNPYLGLVVGVALWLNTMVAVSIGGAIPLILKRFGMDPALAAGPILTTVTDMCGFFFVLGFATIAMPWIQ
- the treS gene encoding maltose alpha-D-glucosyltransferase; amino-acid sequence: MLDNSQNTTTSQTGTSKQWFQDAVIYQLHVRAFYDSNGDGIGDFPGLTEKLDYIQNLGVTTIWLLPFFVSPLRDDGYDIADYTKVHPSYGTIEDFEQFLAEAHARNLRVITEMVMNHTSDQHEWFQKSRSAKPGDFWRDFYVWSDTEEKYQQARIIFQDFERSNWTWDHQAQAYYWHRFYHHQPDLNFDYPPVHDAILGVLDFWLSRGVDGIRLDAVPYLYEREGTNCENLPETHAFLKKVRAHVDANYTDRMLLAEANQWPEDAAAYFGDGDECHMNFHFPLMPRLFMAIEREDRFPIIDILDQTPAIPENCQWGIFLRNHDELTLEMVTDEERDYMYRAYADDPRARVNLGIRRRLGPLLKDNRRKMELMNALLLSLPGTPVIYYGDEIAMGDNIFLGDRDGVRTPMQWNEDRNAGFSRANPQKLYLPVSIDAAYHYASRNVEVDLRRPHSMLWWMRRLIALRKQHPVFGTGSITILTPDNHKVLAFLRENENETILGVFNLSRFVQYTELHLSQFRGYRPVELLGKQPFPPIGELPYFLTMGPYAFYWFRLDQQSSNQLKHDSALIEIKLTDNIDNLFENKHRQQLENALQQFVVAQAWYPSHHKTIQRLQVIDVISLKIVGDSSVVINEPRSPSPEFFRILMISIDYRDYDTQLVVCPLVFANDLLSTDILGDRPNAAAMKVALASGESFTLCDATREATFWRYIDPAYLPVVALHAMSGKIQLTALASSDPANDPMDVTFPLGAQRNAHALVGHSHAIKLYRITDFGINPEWELGRMIADSPISNQVSRVYNSYQYEQSSSKKPITLVIFQQYYDHQGNCWNNAFDELQRYIERIESECPQPPTVEALPGVCLNPDLLNLQPPDDVWTVIGPYMAYGTLLGQRTAQLHLFLSTINQDAFHPEPFNKLSQRSYYQSVRGITKSVVQQLQKILPTLPEQDRIFASQVLALEHKILDRFQILNQEEFHAKRIRLHGDYQLEQILFTGKDFVIIDFEGNPDLTIGQRRIKSTPLRDVATLLHSLYTVTHVSLKESVTTVSVDTLGDYRRPWLEAWCLWLSKSFVQGYIQEMQGTDLLPADLDQLCNLLHICQLEIALRTLQKELEISGEQISLNIIRITQLMQ